In the genome of Polynucleobacter sp. TSB-Sco08W16, the window GCAAGAGTCGGGGTGTGCGTTTTGCCTTCAAGCATGAGATTGAAGATGCTCACGGTAACTTTATTCAAGATGGTTTGCTGTACGTTTTTACAACTCGTGCTGACACCATCATGGGCGTAACCTTCTGTGCAGTTGCGGCTGAACATCCTTTGGCTACTAAAGCTGCTGCCACTAATCCAGCCTTAGCTGCTTTTATTGAGAAGTGCAAAACTGGCAGCGTGATTGAGGCCGACTTAGCCACTCAAGAAAAAGAGGGCATGTTCACCGGCTTATATGTCACACATCCACTGACTAATCAACCTGTACCGGTTTGGGTGGGTAACTATGTTCTGATGTCCTATGGTGATGGCGCAGTGATGGGCGTTCCTGCTCATGACGAGCGCGATTTTGCCTTTGCACTCAAATACGACTTACCGATTAAACAAGTGATTGCTCTCAAGGGTGAGTCACCCATGTTTAACGCAACACGCTGGGAAGATTGGTACGCCCAAAAAGAGGACGTCATTTGCTTTAATAGCGATCAATACAACGGGCTTTCGCATGAAGAGGCCGTAAGTGCGGTTGCTAATGATCTAGAGAAGATGGGTATTGGCCAAATCAAGACCACCTATCGCTTGCGTGACTGGGGTATTTCTCGTCAGCGTTATTGGGGTACGCCAATTCCGATTATTCATTGTGGCGATGAAGCAAATCCTGGTTGTGGTGCAGTTCCTGTGCCGGAGGCAGACTTGCCAGTGGTATTGCCTGAAGATTGTGTACCAGATGGCAGCGGTAACCCTTTAAATAAACGGTCAGACTTTTTGAATGTGAAGTGTCCCAAGTGTGGCAAGCCTGCACGACGCGAGACTGACACGATGGATACCTTTGTAGATTCTTCTTGGTACTTCATGCGCTATACCGGACCTGATGCGCAGACCATGGTGGATGGGCGTAATGAATATTGGATGCCAATGGATCAATACATTGGCGGTATTGAACATGCGATCCTGCATTTACTCTATGCGCGCTTTTGGACTAAAGTCATGCGTGATCTGAATTTGATTACGTTTGATGAGCCTTTCCAGAATCTCTTGACGCAAGGCATGGTACTCAATGAGACTTATTACTCTGAAGAGGCTTCAGGTAAAAAGACTTGGCTAAATCCTTTGGATGTTGAGTTAGATCTTGATGAAAAAGGTCGCCCTCAAGGTGCAAAGTTAAAAGGAGACAACTCTGGCACACCAGTCATCATCGGTGGTGTTGAGAAGATGTCCAAGAGTAAGAATAATGGCGTTGATCCGCAGGCTTTGATTGATCAATATGGCGCGGATACTGCACGTTTATTTGTCATGTTTGCAGCGCCACCTGAGCAACAATTAGAGTGGTCTGGTGCTGGTGTTGATGGGGCCTCTCGTTTCTTGCGTCGTGTATGGATGTACTCGAGTAGCCAAGCTAATACTATTCGTGATGCGCAGGATACTCTTCCCAGCAACTTAAATGATGCCGAGAAAGAACTGCGTCGCGAAGTCCATTCAATTTTGAAGCAGGCAAATTTTGACTATCAACGTCGTCAATACAATACGGTTGTATCTGCTGCAATGAAGATGCTCAATGTGCTTGAGCCCATTAAATTAGAGCAAGGCGCTTCAATTGGCGCGCCAGTGCTCCGTGAATGTCTCAGTATCTTGTTGCGTGTCCTTTATCCAGTTGTGCCACATTTGACCCATGTGCTCTGGAAGGATTTAGGATATGCCAAGAATTTCGGGCCTATTCTAGATGTCCCATGGCCCGGTGTAGATGAGGCCGCCCTCATTCAAACCGAGATTACTTTGATGTTGCAAATTAATGGCAAATTACGAGGTGATATTAAGGTGTCAGCAGAAGCCAGTAAGGAAGAAATTGAGGCCTTGGCTTTGCAGAGTGAGCCTGCAGTAAAAGTCCTTAACGGCGGAGTCCCTAAAAAAGTCATCGTTGTACCTGGTCGTTTAGTCAATATCGTTGCATAGTGATAGAGAGTCTGAGGATATGAGCGCCAACCTATTTCGACGTGCCGTGCTTGGCTTCATTGTCACTGCGCCACTGAGTGGTTTGCTTGCTTGCGGCTATCGCCTCCGCGGTATGGTGGATTTGCCCTTTAAAGCAATCGCCATTACTGGCAATCCATCACCTCCCTTGCGTGCTGATATTCAGACATCGATTTTGCAGGGCACAGATGTGAAGGTTGCAATCAGTCCCAAGGATGCTGATTTAATTTTAGAGATCACAAATGACATTAATGGGCGAGAGATCTTGGCCTACAACTCAGCTGGTCAGGTATCTGCATATCGCCTGAATATTCGTGTAGGTTTTAGAGCCTACGACACCTCTGGCGCAGAAATTATTCCCGATAGCGAAATTTATATGACTCGAGATATGGACTTCTCGAACACAACTGTTTTGGCAACCGATGTTCAGCAGCAACAATTCTTGTCATTGATGCGCAAAGACTTGGCGGTTCAGATTTTGCGCCGCGTTGCCGCTGCTGCAAAAGCGCCACGAAGTAGATCTTTTTAAAAAAGAGATTAAGACTCGCATGGTCAAAGTTGATGCCTTGCAAGTGCACCTCAAATCCTTGAGTGCAGGGGGTGGGATGCTGCCCCTTTACGTTTTTAGTGGTGACGAACCCCTTCTCATGATGGAGGCGATGGACCAATTACGCCTCGCCGCCAAGAAATTAGGCTTTACTGAGCGCGAGGTAATGCTACAAGAACGGGGATTTGATTGGAGTGCGCTCATGAGCGCTGGCCAAACTATGTCTTTGTTCGGTGATAAGCGTTGGGTAGAGTTGCGTATTCCGACGGGCAAACCTGGTCGCGATGGCGCTGACGCCTTAAAGCAATTTGCCGCTCAAATAGAGTCGCAGCCCAATGGTCCTGAAGGTCCTGATACGGTGGTCTGTATTGTATTGCCAAGGTTAGATGGTAAGACTAAGACTTCAGCTTGGTTTAGCGCGCTAGATGATGCTGGTATGGCAGTGCAGATTGATTCTTTAGATCGTAGCC includes:
- the leuS gene encoding leucine--tRNA ligase; the encoded protein is MSKDYDYRSIEAAAQADWEAAQVYQVAENAVGTDGKKKPKYYACSMLPYPSGKLHMGHVRNYTINDVMTRQLRMQGYNVLMPMGWDAFGMPAENAAIQNKVPPAKWTYDNIAYMKKQMAAMGLAIDWSREVATCSPDYYRWNQWLFLRMLEKGIAYRKTQVVNWDPIDQTVLANEQVIDGRGWRSGALVEKREIPGYYFNITAYAEQLLSGLDGLGWPERVKTMQQNWIGKSRGVRFAFKHEIEDAHGNFIQDGLLYVFTTRADTIMGVTFCAVAAEHPLATKAAATNPALAAFIEKCKTGSVIEADLATQEKEGMFTGLYVTHPLTNQPVPVWVGNYVLMSYGDGAVMGVPAHDERDFAFALKYDLPIKQVIALKGESPMFNATRWEDWYAQKEDVICFNSDQYNGLSHEEAVSAVANDLEKMGIGQIKTTYRLRDWGISRQRYWGTPIPIIHCGDEANPGCGAVPVPEADLPVVLPEDCVPDGSGNPLNKRSDFLNVKCPKCGKPARRETDTMDTFVDSSWYFMRYTGPDAQTMVDGRNEYWMPMDQYIGGIEHAILHLLYARFWTKVMRDLNLITFDEPFQNLLTQGMVLNETYYSEEASGKKTWLNPLDVELDLDEKGRPQGAKLKGDNSGTPVIIGGVEKMSKSKNNGVDPQALIDQYGADTARLFVMFAAPPEQQLEWSGAGVDGASRFLRRVWMYSSSQANTIRDAQDTLPSNLNDAEKELRREVHSILKQANFDYQRRQYNTVVSAAMKMLNVLEPIKLEQGASIGAPVLRECLSILLRVLYPVVPHLTHVLWKDLGYAKNFGPILDVPWPGVDEAALIQTEITLMLQINGKLRGDIKVSAEASKEEIEALALQSEPAVKVLNGGVPKKVIVVPGRLVNIVA
- the lptE gene encoding LPS assembly lipoprotein LptE, whose amino-acid sequence is MSANLFRRAVLGFIVTAPLSGLLACGYRLRGMVDLPFKAIAITGNPSPPLRADIQTSILQGTDVKVAISPKDADLILEITNDINGREILAYNSAGQVSAYRLNIRVGFRAYDTSGAEIIPDSEIYMTRDMDFSNTTVLATDVQQQQFLSLMRKDLAVQILRRVAAAAKAPRSRSF